The Acidobacteriaceae bacterium genome includes a region encoding these proteins:
- a CDS encoding TIGR03435 family protein produces the protein MRAKASHVLCSVQITLLIVLAIGSSYAPAQSVPASPSASKLGFEVATVKPSQAGSGHEDWDSGGDQVTIRGYSLRKLIRAAFNLKSDAQVVGGPDWIGNRYFDVSAKIGDEEMAAFKGQGDGEQQAAIQTMLQALLIERFHLQTAPAEKKLPMFGLVVSGAKAKLRPDSTKPRSLSIRNGHLVGVAASTAELAESLTRMREIGDRVVVDQTGLSGTYDFDLDWTPDRGAGISPEAVNPGLFTALQEQLGLKLKGEEGPVPVVKVLVAQIPKFD, from the coding sequence TTGAGGGCGAAGGCTAGCCATGTACTTTGTTCCGTACAGATCACGTTGTTGATAGTTCTTGCGATCGGAAGCTCTTATGCACCGGCACAATCGGTTCCGGCCTCTCCTTCAGCTTCGAAGCTTGGTTTTGAGGTTGCTACAGTCAAGCCATCTCAAGCTGGATCCGGCCATGAAGATTGGGACAGTGGGGGTGATCAGGTCACGATCAGAGGGTATTCTCTACGAAAACTGATCAGAGCAGCGTTCAACCTGAAGAGTGATGCGCAGGTCGTAGGAGGGCCCGATTGGATCGGCAATCGGTACTTCGATGTCTCCGCGAAGATTGGCGATGAAGAGATGGCGGCCTTCAAGGGACAGGGTGACGGCGAGCAGCAGGCGGCAATTCAAACGATGTTGCAGGCACTGCTGATTGAACGATTTCATCTTCAGACGGCACCTGCCGAGAAAAAGCTACCAATGTTCGGCCTCGTGGTCAGTGGGGCGAAGGCAAAGCTGCGGCCCGATTCCACCAAGCCGAGAAGCCTGTCGATTCGTAACGGACACCTGGTCGGCGTCGCGGCTTCGACGGCGGAGCTGGCCGAAAGTCTGACTCGAATGCGGGAGATTGGCGACCGGGTGGTCGTCGATCAAACCGGTTTGAGCGGAACTTACGACTTTGACCTCGACTGGACTCCGGACCGGGGTGCCGGGATTTCACCGGAAGCTGTCAACCCGGGCCTATTTACAGCTCTTCAGGAGCAACTCGGTTTAAAGCTCAAAGGCGAAGAAGGTCCCGTTCCGGTCGTGAAAGTGTTAGTGGCACAAATTCCAAAGTTCGATTGA